One Oryza glaberrima chromosome 10, OglaRS2, whole genome shotgun sequence DNA segment encodes these proteins:
- the LOC127786366 gene encoding ubiquitin carboxyl-terminal hydrolase 9-like has product MTIPSAEGFLHAASCLPCTAEEERDLVVALTREAEENVKDGDLRYLVSHSWWLNWQSYVGLIKPDENDADMLPQAPSRPGEIDNSKLVSEESSSIGDEPELQRTLREGDDYALVPQEVWRKLHEWYKGGPELSRRVICSSPTSRSYIVDVYPLRLKLFDGRDSLERIIRISRKAKVSELYSLVCSLLSVEQSKIDIWDFYQKTKGKKLINLNETVEEAQLMMDQEIIIEAKADDAWCSDLGTRSNNELALIPLEPSTSSFSIAGGPAFSNGFSSGFGSSFSQDNSFSPLLRDAEDGYSFSNGTKDDIHGLSGLHNLGNTCFMNSAIQSLVHTPPLVEYFLQDYSREINTENPLGLQGELATAFGELLRKLWSAGRTSIAPRPFKTKLSRFAPQFSGYNQHDSQELLAFLLDGLHEDLNRVKKKPYIEAKDADGRPDEELAEECWNYHKARNDSIIVDKFQGQYKSTLVCPDCKKISVTFDPFMYLSLPLPSTVTRMINVTVFSGTGDALPMPYTVKVQKNGVCGDLIKSLSVMCCLQSCETLLLAEVYDHRIYRYWNPSEPLCHVKDEDKLVAYRLPVGSENLLRVEILHRVVDRYTSESMFNLSRKLIGSPLVTCIPSDSTRKADIYATVSSLLAPFVRAKVHTLDESATKLNSNGPSLDGIVLTDNGVTCEEDVSTSNVDEEAADEEVLPFQLWLTDDKANKREHIDADSNGVPGSTMRLLMDWSDREHEVYDIKYMDELSVVFKPGFMSKKNRQEAVNLFSCLDAFLKDEPLGPDDMWYCPRCTEHKQASKKLDLWRLPEILVVHLKRFSYSRFMKNKLDTFVNFPIHDLDMSRYANHSRGDQPPIYELYAVINHYGGMGGGHYSAYAKLVEEDSWYHFDDSHVSSVGEEDIRTSSAYLLFYRRVGSSSCSVSKSVAVDTDMVDSLDT; this is encoded by the exons atGACGATACCGAGCGCCGAGGGGTTCCTCCACGCCGCGAGCTGCCTCCCGtgcacggcggaggaggagcgggaccTCGTCGTCGCGCTCACCAGGGAGGCCGAGGAGAATGTCAAGGACGGCGATCTCCGCTACCTCGTCTCCCACag CTGGTGGCTTAACTGGCAAAGCTATGTGGGCTTAATCAAACCTGATGAGAATGATGCTGACATGCTTCCTCAAGCTCCAAGTAGACCAGGAGAGATAGATAACTCAAAGCTAGTTTCAGAGGAAAGCAGCAGTATTGGTGATGAGCCAGAGCTTCAAAGAACCCTGAGGGAAGGAGATGACTACGCTTTGGTGCCCCAGGAAGTATGGAGGAAGCTACATGAATG GTACAAAGGTGGACCAGAACTCTCAAGAAGAGTAATTTGTAGTAGTCCAACTTCCAGAAGTTACATTGTGGATGTCTATCCCCTCCGTCTGAAATTATTTGATGGAAGAGACAGCTTGGAGAGAATTATTAGAATTAGTAGAAAG GCCAAAGTTAGTGAGCTCTATAGCTTGGTTTGCTCACTTTTGTCCGTCGAACAGTCTAAG ATTGACATCTGGGATTTTTACCAAAagacaaagggaaaaaaactgaTAAATCTTAATGAGACGGTTGAGGAAGCTCAACTGATGATGGACCAGGAG ATTATCATAGAGGCAAAGGCAGATGATGCTTGGTGTTCGGATCTTGGTACAAGATCAAATAATGAACTAGCATTAATTCCGTTGGAACCCTCAACATCATCGTTTTCAATTGCTGGAGGTCCTGCATTTTCAAATGGTTTTTCATCTGGATTTGGTTCCAGTTTTTCCCAAGATAATAGCTTTAGTCCTTTATTAAGGGACGCAGAAGATGGTTATAGTTTCTCCAATGGCACAAAGGATGATATCCATGGGCTGAGTGGTTTACATAACTTGGGAAATACATGTTTCATGAACAGTGCTATACAATCCTTGGTGCATACACCTCCATTGGTGGAGTACTTTTTACAGGATTACAGTCGGGAGATAAATACAGAAAATCCACTTGGGCTACAG GGTGAACTTGCAACAGCATTTGGAGAATTACTGAGAAAACTTTGGTCAGCTGGTCGAACTTCTATAGCTCCACGTCCATTCAAGACAAAACTTTCTCGTTTTGCTCCACAGTTCAGTGGATACAATCAACATGATTCTCAG GAGTTACTTGCATTTCTATTGGATGGTCTGCATGAAGATCTCAACCGTGTGAAAAAGAAACCATATATTGAAGCAAAGGATGCCGATGGCCGTCCTGATGAAGAACTTGCTGAGGAATGCTGGAATTACCATAAAGCTCGAAATGATTCTATAATTGTTGATAAATTCCAG GGTCAGTACAAGTCCACTTTGGTTTGCCCAGATTGTAAGAAAATCTCAGTTACATTTGACCCATTCATGTACTTGTCACTGCCATTGCCCTCAACAGTTACTCGCATGATTAATGTAACTGTATTTAGTGGTACTGGAGATGCCCTTCCCATGCCTTACACTGTGAAGGTACAAAAGAATGGAGTTTGTGGAGATCTTATAAAATCTCTGAGTGTTATGTGTTGCTTACAAAGTTGCGAAACACTGTTACTTGCAGAG GTATATGATCATCGGATTTACCGCTATTGGAACCCATCAGAGCCACTTTGTCATGTAAAAGATGAAGACAAACTTGTTGCTTACAGGCTACCGGTTGGCTCTGAAAATCTCTTGAGGGTAGAGATCCTGCATCGGGTGGTTGATAG ATATACTTCAGAGTCCATGTTTAATCTTAGTCGGAAGCTAATTGGAAGCCCTCTTGTGACTTGTATTCCAAGTGACTCTACAAGAAAAGCTGATATTTATGCAACTGTCTCTTCACTTCTGGCTCCATTTGTGCGGGCAAAAGTACATACTCTGGATGAGTCTGCAACCAAGTTAAATAGCAATGGACCTAGCCTGGATGGTATTGTACTGACAGACAATGGTGTCACCTGTGAGGAAGATGTATCTACATCAAATGTGGATGAGGAAGCAGCTGATGAAGAGGTTTTGCCATTTCAGCTTTGGTTGACTGATGATAAAGCTAATAAGAGAGAGCATATTGATGCAGATTCTAACGGTGTTCCTGGGTCGACCATGAGGTTATTAATGGACTGGTCTGATAGAGAACATGAAGTATATGACATTAAGTACATGGATGAACTTTCTGTGGTCTTCAAGCCTGGATTTATGTCAAAGAAAAATCGGCAAGAAGCAGTCAATTTATTTTCATGCTTAGATGCTTTTCTGAAGGATGAACCTCTGGGCCCTGATGACATGTG GTACTGTCCGAGATGCACGGAGCACAAGCAAGCCAGCAAAAAGCTTGACTTATGGAGGTTGCCTGAGATATTGGTAGTTCACTTAAAAAGGTTCTCATACAGCCGGTTTATGAAGAACAAGCTTGATACCTTTGTCAACTTTCCAATCCATGATCTTGATATGAGTAGATATGCAAATCACTCAAGAGGTGATCAGCCCCCCATTTATGAACTCTATGCAGTGATCAATCATTACGGCGGAATGGGTGGTGGTCACTACTCTGCGTATGCAAAG TTAGTAGAAGAGGACAGTTGGTATCATTTTGATGATAGCCACGTTTCATCTGTTGGCGAAGAGGACATCAGGACATCCTCAGCTTATCTCCTGTTCTATCGGCGAGTTGGTAGCAGCTCCTGCAGTGTGTCTAAAAGTGTTGCAGTGGACACTGATATGGTTGATTCGCTGGACACATAG
- the LOC127785731 gene encoding glucan endo-1,3-beta-glucosidase 10-like: protein MRPLILVMAALLLPAAADATSSALLGINYGRVGNNLPPANAVPPMLSSLGVGRVRLYDADPATLRAFANTGVELVVGVPDECLAAVSTPSGAASWVRSIVQPALPATKIAVLTVGNEVLTGANSSSLSRSLLPAMQCLHDALAQLGLDKQVAVTTAHNLGVLATSYPPSSAYFRKDLLPLLCPILDFHARTGSPFLVNAYPYFAYAEDPTGVELEYALLEPTYAGVADPSSGLHYPNLLVAQVDAVYHAIAAANTAAARAVEVRVSETGWPSAGDANETGATPQNAARYNGNVMRLVADGKGTPLRPSVALRAYMFALFNENMKPGPTSERNYGLFKPDGTPVYELSYRLPKDNTNSGGGGGGAIGGSSGTIGGGGEYNGHGEDGGYYSISASAKPAGWWTWWTQAAVAACVAVLMRMMAL from the exons atgcGACCCCTCATCCTGGTaatggcggcgctgctgctcccggcggcggccgacgcgacGTCGTCGGCGCTGCTGGGCATCAACTACGGCCGCGTCGGCAACAACCTGCCCCCGGCGAACGCCGTGCCGCCGATGCTGTCGTCGCTCGGGGTCGGCCGAGTCCGGCTCTACGATGCCGACCCGGCCACCCTCCGCGCGTTCGCCAACACCGGCgtggagctcgtcgtcggcgtccccGACGAGTGCCTCGCCGCCGTGTCAACCCCCTCCGGCGCCGCGTCGTGGGTCCGCTCCATCGTCCAGCCGGCGCTCCCGGCGACCAAGATAGCGGTGCTCACCGTCGGCAACGAGGTGCTCACCGGCGCCAACAGCTCGTCGCTGTCGCGGTCGCTGCTCCCGGCGATGCAGTGCCTCCACGACGCGCTCGCGCAGCTCGGACTCGACAAGCAGGTGGCCGTCACCACGGCGCACAACCTCGGCGTGCTCGCCACGTCGTacccgccgtcgtcggcgtacTTCCGCAAGGACCTCCTCCCGCTGCTCTGCCCCATCCTCGACTTCCACGCCCGCACCGGCTCGCCGTTCCTCGTCAACGCCTACCCTTACTTCGCCTACGCCGAGGACCCCACCGGCGTCGAGCTCGAGTACGCGCTGCTCGAGCCGACCTACGCCGGCGTCGCCGACCCCTCCTCCGGCCTGCACTACCCCAACCTGCTCGTGGCGCAGGTGGACGCCGTGTACCACGCCATCGCGGCGGCCaacaccgcggcggcgcgggcggtggaggTGCGGGTGTCGGAGACCGGCTGGCCGTCCGCCGGCGACGCCAACGAGACCGGCGCGACGCCGCAGAACGCCGCGAGGTACAACGGCAACGTGAtgcgcctcgtcgccgacgggAAGGGCACGCCGCTCCGGCCGTCGGTGGCGCTGCGCGCCTACATGTTCGCGCTCTTCAACGAGAACATGAAGCCCGGCCCGACGTCGGAGCGCAACTACGGCCTCTTCAAGCCCGACGGCACGCCGGTCTACGAGCTCTCCTACCGCCTGCCAAAGGACAACAccaactccggcggcggcggcggcggagccatcggcggcagcagcggcaccattggcggcggcggcgagtacaATGGCCATGGCGAGGATGGCGGCTACTACAGCATCTCGGCCTCAGCAAAGCCGGCA GGTTGGTGGACATGGTGGACACAGGCAGCTGTAGCAGCATGTGTAGCTGTCCTGATGAGGATGATGGCATTGTGA